Genomic DNA from Colius striatus isolate bColStr4 chromosome 7, bColStr4.1.hap1, whole genome shotgun sequence:
ATTTTTAACTATTAATAATAACCACAAGAATCAGTTGCCACAAAGCCTTCTAACACTGCTTCCAACAAGAATCTGTTGTGACTTGTACCTTGCTCAACACGCAGCAATATTTACCCACTGGATTGAGCAATGCTGATCATGCCCAGCCTGCAGTCTCGCCTTACAGGGCAGACTGAGTTTTGACACTGACCCTGTTGCTAATCTATGCTAGCATGTAAACTTTGGCTTTGTTAAAGGCTTGTGTACCAGCCTCTCATATCTGCTTTTAGGTCTCTTCACATTGTCATATCTTTGCTGGTGTGAAGGGCTACAAAAGAAAGTAGTTTGTTTCTTTCCACTGTGTCGCTTGtggattttaaatgtatttattttgtatctCTGACACTCTTTTGCCTTAACATGTAGCCTCTTGAGTTCACTTCTGGTCTGTATGTATTTTATAGTGACCTTGTCCTACTGAAGTATACAGCAATAATACTATGCTTAGCATGTGCCTTGAGGGATAAAGAGACCTTGTTCTACTCTAATTTTGTATATGTATGTCATTAGATTTCAGTATGTTTTCACCAGCAGgcactgcaaatattttaaaactatggcATATAACATAAATGTTCTCCAGTCTCTGTTTCTCATTCACAGGCTCCGTGATCCTTCTGCCCATCTAAACAGCTTAGTAAACTCCAGTCCACACGCACTGAACAGTGTGAACTATGAGCATAAATTGGTAAAAGTCTCTGGACTCTGAAGCATATGAAAGTTAACTCACATGGACACAGCTGGTTCTACCACACCTTAAACTCAGCAATGAGTGGCCACAACACCTACAACTTCCCACTTCTGCTGGCCACATCCTCCTATTTCAGGGCAAACCCCAACCATGGAGCCTGCAGCTTCTCACATGCTGGTTTCTGTGCAGAGGACATGAGGAGAGGTAGCAGTGGGAGCCACAACACactctccccagctgcctggcaggATCTCAGCTGTGACATCACCTACCAAGAAGCAGATGTAGGCTGAGAGAGAAGTTCAAAAGCCCACTCACTTTGGACTTCCACTATGAGAAATGCAGCATTTGCCCGTTGCTAAGAATGAAGACTTTTCTATGTCAACTGACTGCACAGACGCCTTCTTCAGAACCTTCCTACAGAGTGGGGGCAGTCAGCAGAAGTACAACTTGAACAATTTCAGACAGTTGTGTTCCCAAGTACTTTACAAATGACAAAATTAAAGAGCTTCACAAAGAAGTAATAACCCTAGTACAAAACAAGTACACTTATTCTTCCCTTTATGAAATGCttttgaatatttaaaatgGTGAAAGAACAGAAGGACTTAAAATTACAAAAATCCCGAGATTCAAAATCACCAGCACtttgatttaaatatttcagtatgGTGATTTTAATACTAGCATGAATCCTGCTTTCCCCATAATATTATGATGCTTACTTATTTCAGGTCTTGAGAAAATTAGGCAAATTCTTGTCAAATAAGTGACATGAAAAGAAAGGCGGTTCTGAAAGCAGCCCAGTGGATGCAAGTTCCTCCTGTTTTTCCCTTCCCATCTCACAGTGAACAAAGAGAATTTTTCTACCTCTGTAGTACAGATTTCCCTGAGGCAAAAAGAGGCTTGCATCAGTTCCTGCAAATAATTGCATGATATTGCTGCTGAAATTGCTGCACATTTAGGTCAAATCTTGAAGACAGTCTTAAAATGCTATCAGAGCTGAAGAGGTTTTACCCGGGAACCTTAAAGTGTATCTTACAAATTGAAATGAGGCACTAAGGAGACTACAGAGAAGTCAACGATACCAAGTCACTGGAAAGATAACTGTAATATTTTGCCAATTCCATTGTAAGAATAGAGCAGCGGTTCACAGGAACAAAGGTGTCAGTGAAATGCAACTACCTGTTATTTTAAGTGCCCATTTGATGGACAATGGGAGATGGATCTAAGGCAGCAAAAGGGAAAGCTGGAAAATAATGTGACAATTAGACTCAGTCTTACAGAAGAAATTTAATCATCAAAGGCATTTAATCATtccctatttttaaaaataggattTTTAATGATTACAAATGTAAAATATGCCTTTCCAAATTTTCTTTGATGACTACTTCCTAATGCCAGTACAATTGTCTCTTCACTATTGAGGGCGTCATATTTTTAGAGTAGAATAGTGTTGGAGTACTAGGAATCTGGAAACTGAACAGGCATTTATTCTCATAACTGGCAGTCTGATAATGCTGATACAAGTCTttataaaactgaaatacagaaatactgaaaatataactactatttgatcattttaaaacaaaccttGATTTAACCCAAACGTTACTTCATTTTATTACAGACGACTGAAAATATTCCTCAGTCAATATGGAAGTTTTGTCACTTCTGAATTTGTCATACTGTTACCCTGACAATGCATCAAAAATTTGCCATATTGTTGCCAGCATAAACCATTTCAGGTGTCTGTCATAAACTACATAACAGATAAGAACTTGATACCAAAAGCTCCTTGAATAAATACATTGCAAGTAACCTGGTGCTTCTCTGCATGGCAAGTGTTGGATCAGTTCTGTGATGCTTATTTAGGTTTCATTTGGGCAacattaccttttttttaacttgagtGGCAGCTGCCATGTTAATAACACACTGTAGTTAACGCTGCTGCTATctcccaaaacccctccaaagAAACCAACTTGCTGTGGTCACTAATATCCCCAGAGAGGGGCTTTGCAGGGGTGTGCTCAGGTGAATCGCTCCTGCTATCCCtgtggaggggagggggtgaaCATGGCTCCTTCACGTTTGCCAGTAAAGACAGACCTGGAATACAGCTAAAACCCATGGCAGGCAAGGCTCTGTCGGGCAGCCAGGGCCGAAAtggaaagggatttttttcctcagcaggaGCATGTTTTGTGACACAGCATCCAAAAGGTGACCACATTGTCTTACACGTCCCTCCTCTCCCTACACACAAAAACCTCGGCTTCTTTTACAAACGGGAAAGGAGTGAAAGGTTTTGCCTGCTGCATGCAGATATGATTTCAGCATTGCCCTTGCATTTAAAATATCCAATTCTATTTATATTCCCTGATTATCTAACAGAATCTACTCTGACCTATGGgagagattaatttttttactgGGTATTCTGTTGCCATGTGgctctatgtgtgtgtgtggaggaagttgcttcttttcatttagaaattaGAACACaggattttttcctgtttataatGAATTTCAATTACATTCTATCTGCTACCCTTGATAAAGCTAAGCATTGCTTACTATTCAGAAATGTGCACCCCAAAAAGAATTCctgaatgttttattttggatACGGAGAGggtttgaaaataaacaaaagtatTCAAAACCGTTTTATACTGCATGTGGTGGGAGTGGCTCCATACAATGCAATACAGATGAAGCAAATCTGGCAGATAATTTCATTGAGATATAGAGCATAATAATAGACACCTCCAGATCTGGCGTGGTGTCCCACATAACATTGCCTGACCCTTTTGTTAGCATTTAAAGCCTGCCTACTTTATTAattattcatattttattttgatataTTGATTGTtcaagttaggaaaaaaaaccccagttaaAAACTACTGACTTGAGGACACTGCAAGACCCTAAGTACTGCAATCTCTGAAGATAaatacacttttattttttgagaAACTATGTCATTACCTGAAGACGAATCAACGCAAAATGATCGTGCAGTTAAACAGAACAGTCTGAACTGAAACTTAAAGCTGCAGACCATGATTTTCTTACTCCCAGTGCTGCTTGAAATCTTTCACgcccttaaaaaaatataattagcTTTAGATTTATCTCACAATAAATAACACCAGAACATACCTTGTGCTACCGacctgaatttaaaaaaaaaaagtaagaggCCACCTCAGTGTTTTGAGTTtatctttcagacagaaaaccCTAACAGAGTTTCCCAGTCAAAAGGCATCAAGAAGGCTCATCACTTATGGTAAACTTGGGCTTTAGCTTGACAGACCTCTTCCTTATTGTGCCTTTTGGGGACAGTGGCATGGTGTCCATTATGCTCTTGtcctcctccagctgcctgGCAGTGCATGAAGGGGTGGGCACTTTCACTGTGTTGCCGAATTTAGAGTAGTCCACAGAATATCGTCCATCTTCCTCTGCCACAATGGGCACAAATCTTTGACCCCAGAGGATTTCATCCGCCAGGTAGGAGGTTCTGGCTTGAGTGGTGATGCCGGTGGTTTCCACCACCCCTTCCAAGATGACGATGATCTCCAGGTCCTCGTGGTGGTGAAGGTTCAGGGGAGAGATGTCGTAGAGGGGGCTGTTCTTGTCGATCACGTGGTAGATGATGAGTGGGGAGACGAGGAAGATGCTGTTGCCCCCCACGGGGTTCTCCATCTGGATGTCGATCTGGTTGAGGGGCACCACCTCCCCCTCCAGACTGGCGGTCTTCTTCACCACCTGCATGCGGATGGTGGCGCTGATGATCATGCTCTTGCGGAGGTCGCCCACCCGCAGCATGAAGCAGAGCTTGCCCTCCCGCAGGGCGATGACTGCGTGCTTGCTGAAGATGAGGGTCTCGGCCCGGCGGTGAGCCTGCGAGGTCTTCATGAAGATGCAGCCCAGCATGATGGCGTTGATGACCAGCCCCACGATGT
This window encodes:
- the KCNJ11 gene encoding ATP-sensitive inward rectifier potassium channel 11 yields the protein MLSRKGIIPEEYVLTRLAEDVPDHARYRARERRARFVGKNGACNVAHKNIREQGRFLQDVFTTLVDLKWPHTLLIFTMSFLCSWLLFGMVWWLIAFAHGDLDHSTRLQRDPGEGATGASASFVPCVTSIHSFTSAFLFSIEVQVTIGFGGRMVTEECPAAILVLIVQNIVGLVINAIMLGCIFMKTSQAHRRAETLIFSKHAVIALREGKLCFMLRVGDLRKSMIISATIRMQVVKKTASLEGEVVPLNQIDIQMENPVGGNSIFLVSPLIIYHVIDKNSPLYDISPLNLHHHEDLEIIVILEGVVETTGITTQARTSYLADEILWGQRFVPIVAEEDGRYSVDYSKFGNTVKVPTPSCTARQLEEDKSIMDTMPLSPKGTIRKRSVKLKPKFTISDEPS